A portion of the Desulfotignum phosphitoxidans DSM 13687 genome contains these proteins:
- a CDS encoding Na+/H+ antiporter subunit D — MTQVLIFPILVPLAFAIYTGCFRHHPSHSSSAAIAGALIHLASAGWLLSVVTTQGVVVLWVGSWPSPAGICLVADLLSAVLVLVTAFLHVVVMIYTRFDTTHEQIRSGFHPFMQMLTAAICGAFLTGDLFNLYVWFEVMLMASFGIMVMDHPAARLPNAVKYVTLNIVATLFLLTGIGLVYGLTGTLNLADLHEKIVLVENDGLLAGTSLLLMTAFGIKSALFPLFFWLPAAYPTLPPGVAAFFGGLLTKVGVYALIRLFTLVFVTHPHITHTILMIAAGLTMLSGVVTAASQMDIRRILSFHIISQVGYMILGLAVLTPLALAAALIYMVHNIIAKATLFLVGGLIQRAGGSFHLTQVGSLYQTHGLLSVGFFIPAFALAGLPPLSGFWAKLLIIYACLESRHYGAAALAAFVGLLTLFSMVKIWMEAFWKPSPQKQTASETRVLSPWMMGPVLGLCLMIVLMGIFIEPVFHLALTAGEQLVDPAAYVAAVTGGK; from the coding sequence ATGACCCAGGTGCTGATTTTTCCCATTTTGGTGCCCCTGGCCTTTGCCATTTACACCGGGTGCTTCAGACATCACCCCAGCCATAGCAGCAGTGCAGCCATTGCCGGGGCCCTGATTCATCTGGCCAGTGCCGGGTGGCTGCTGTCTGTGGTCACAACCCAAGGCGTGGTTGTCCTATGGGTGGGCAGCTGGCCTTCCCCCGCCGGCATCTGTCTGGTGGCGGATCTTTTGAGCGCCGTGCTGGTGCTGGTCACAGCCTTCCTTCACGTGGTCGTGATGATCTATACCCGCTTTGACACCACCCATGAACAGATCCGGTCCGGGTTTCACCCGTTCATGCAGATGCTGACGGCCGCCATTTGCGGCGCGTTTCTCACAGGGGACCTGTTCAATCTGTATGTGTGGTTTGAAGTGATGCTCATGGCCTCCTTCGGCATCATGGTCATGGACCATCCCGCAGCCAGACTTCCCAATGCCGTCAAATATGTGACCCTGAACATCGTCGCCACCCTGTTTCTTTTGACCGGCATCGGCCTGGTCTACGGGCTGACCGGCACCCTGAACCTGGCGGATCTGCATGAAAAAATTGTGCTGGTGGAAAACGACGGGCTTCTGGCCGGCACATCTCTGCTTTTAATGACGGCATTCGGTATTAAATCCGCCCTGTTTCCTTTATTTTTCTGGCTGCCCGCGGCATACCCTACCCTGCCGCCGGGGGTGGCCGCTTTTTTCGGCGGCCTGCTCACCAAGGTGGGGGTGTATGCCCTGATCCGCCTGTTCACCCTGGTATTTGTCACACACCCCCATATCACCCACACGATTCTGATGATTGCGGCCGGGCTCACCATGCTGTCCGGTGTGGTGACCGCCGCCTCCCAGATGGACATCCGCCGGATCCTGTCCTTTCATATCATCAGCCAGGTGGGATATATGATCCTGGGACTGGCCGTGCTCACACCCCTGGCCCTGGCCGCGGCTTTGATCTATATGGTGCACAACATCATTGCCAAAGCCACCCTGTTTCTGGTCGGCGGGCTGATCCAACGGGCCGGCGGTTCATTTCACCTGACACAGGTCGGCAGCCTGTACCAAACCCATGGCCTGCTGTCAGTGGGATTTTTCATCCCCGCGTTTGCCTTGGCCGGGCTCCCGCCTTTATCCGGGTTCTGGGCCAAGCTGCTGATCATCTATGCCTGTCTTGAAAGCCGCCACTATGGTGCCGCGGCCCTGGCTGCATTTGTGGGCCTGCTCACCCTGTTCTCCATGGTCAAGATCTGGATGGAAGCATTCTGGAAACCCTCGCCCCAAAAGCAGACCGCTTCTGAAACCCGGGTCTTGTCGCCCTGGATGATGGGGCCCGTACTGGGGTTATGCCTGATGATCGTACTCATGGGCATTTTCATTGAACCGGTTTTTCACCTGGCCCTGACGGCCGGCGAACAATTGGTTGATCCTGCGGCCTATGTGGCGGCAGTGACAGGGGGAAAATGA
- a CDS encoding RNA methyltransferase, translating to MNAPYLVIVLKEPQGPLNIGSVCRAMMNFGLTRLRLVNPCKEFKSLDARKMALGTVEILENADVYSDLHTALADIHLTFGTTRRFGKYRKNFLTPATAARQISESGPDVRCALLLGREDTGLETRDLDLCQRFVTIPTHDAYPSMNLSHALAVLLYEVSLKSDLSGNFHDPCPKHPAPGKEIEALYAHMRQTLLDIDFLDPQNPDHLLRTFRRLFGDAGLTSRDVRILQGLMSRIDWTENQRRQGIKTQ from the coding sequence ATGAATGCCCCCTATCTTGTCATTGTGCTGAAAGAACCCCAGGGGCCCCTGAATATCGGATCCGTGTGCCGGGCGATGATGAACTTCGGACTCACCCGGCTGCGCCTGGTAAACCCCTGCAAGGAATTCAAATCCCTGGATGCCCGGAAAATGGCGCTTGGCACGGTGGAGATTCTGGAAAACGCAGACGTGTATTCAGACCTGCACACCGCGCTGGCAGATATCCATCTCACCTTCGGCACCACCCGCAGGTTCGGCAAATACCGCAAAAATTTTCTCACCCCGGCCACGGCGGCCCGGCAGATCAGTGAATCCGGCCCGGACGTCCGCTGCGCCCTGCTGCTGGGAAGAGAAGACACGGGCCTGGAAACCAGGGACCTGGACCTGTGCCAGCGGTTTGTCACCATCCCCACCCATGATGCCTACCCCTCCATGAACTTAAGCCATGCCCTGGCCGTGCTGTTGTATGAAGTGTCGCTGAAATCCGATCTTTCCGGCAATTTTCACGACCCCTGCCCCAAACACCCGGCCCCGGGAAAAGAGATTGAAGCGTTGTATGCCCACATGCGCCAAACCCTGCTGGACATCGATTTTCTGGATCCCCAGAACCCGGATCACCTGCTGCGGACCTTTCGCCGCCTGTTCGGGGATGCCGGGCTGACTTCCCGGGATGTCCGGATCCTCCAGGGACTCATGAGCCGCATCGACTGGACCGAAAATCAGCGCAGACAAGGGATCAAAACCCAGTAA
- a CDS encoding monovalent cation/H+ antiporter complex subunit F: MMNSQTFLYGAAQTAMVILLAGMVLVLWRLVKGPTAADRVVAMDLLSVLVVTFLVSLSIHTKETSYLDVAIAYACIAFLGTIALARFIERARGRKPDETDPGHPLTPPSSKKKHP, encoded by the coding sequence ATGATGAATTCACAAACATTTCTGTATGGGGCCGCCCAGACCGCCATGGTGATCCTGCTGGCCGGCATGGTACTGGTATTGTGGCGGCTGGTCAAGGGACCCACAGCCGCGGACCGGGTCGTTGCCATGGATCTCTTGTCCGTGCTGGTGGTCACATTTCTGGTGTCCCTTTCCATTCACACCAAAGAAACCAGTTACCTGGATGTGGCCATTGCCTATGCGTGTATCGCCTTTCTGGGTACCATTGCCCTGGCCCGGTTCATTGAACGGGCGCGGGGCCGAAAACCGGATGAAACCGACCCCGGCCATCCATTGACCCCGCCGTCTTCAAAGAAGAAACACCCATGA
- the mbhE gene encoding hydrogen gas-evolving membrane-bound hydrogenase subunit E: MRIKLPDTEAVPDCCRKGLYSCLLPSGLFALLCLAWPRVVNGDVFTVQWAWVPSLDLNLVFRLDGLSLLFGLIITMTGFFVTVYASSYMAGHPQTGRFFVFLHAFMIAMLGIVFADNLLLMFICWEATTILSFLLIGFDHGKSEARENARQALLVTGAGGLFLLMGILLLKSAGFSMTLSALSESADVIRNHVLYPAVFICFIVGAMTKSGQVPFHFWLPNAMSAPTPISAFLHAATMVKAGIYLLMRLHPVLGGTTLWMSTLVLVGGATALWGAIQALGPCDLKRILAYTTLMALGILTLFLGGQTVLSLTAATTFFMVHALYKAALFLAVGSIDHATGTRDLNHLGGLATRMPLTALAVAGATLSMAGFPLFFGFIGKEIMYAGSLAEEMFPLFATGITLSANALMTAVAAIILLTPFAGTLPIHLKNTCETPWTMRIGPAFMGLLGVVFGIMPEWVSENLIQPAVFAFHPDREEIRLFLFHGINLPLVLSIITLTSGAVIYWQKIRMRRGIRFLTDHLWVTTPGLYQSGLTRFLTTAATVTRILQNGSLSSYMSVIVFTLVLLTGSVWLPHAADIVSIPAVTGPYIAMGLFVFVLGAAAVVVTARHRLAAIGGLGGVGGGVALIFLVFGAPDIALTQLLVETLTLIFVSLILLRLPPMEPIIKPGATSRARTLRNAILSISAGLAVFTLISGVVSNPLDRSLTTFFETHSYLSAHGRNIVNVILVDFRSLDTLGEICVIVLAAWAGVHLIRRPFSQRKAL, encoded by the coding sequence ATGCGGATCAAACTGCCTGACACCGAGGCTGTCCCGGACTGCTGCCGGAAAGGGCTATATTCCTGCCTGCTGCCGTCAGGCCTTTTTGCGCTGTTGTGCCTGGCCTGGCCCCGGGTGGTGAACGGGGATGTTTTCACGGTTCAATGGGCCTGGGTGCCCAGCCTGGATCTGAACCTGGTGTTCCGCCTGGACGGGTTGAGCCTGTTGTTCGGTCTGATTATCACCATGACCGGATTTTTTGTCACGGTCTATGCATCCAGTTATATGGCGGGCCATCCTCAGACCGGCCGATTTTTTGTGTTTCTGCACGCATTCATGATCGCCATGCTGGGCATTGTGTTCGCCGACAACCTGCTGCTGATGTTCATCTGCTGGGAAGCCACCACGATTCTGTCGTTTCTGCTCATCGGATTTGACCACGGAAAATCCGAAGCCCGGGAAAACGCCCGCCAGGCCCTGCTGGTCACCGGGGCCGGTGGCCTGTTCCTGCTGATGGGAATTCTGCTGCTCAAATCAGCCGGCTTTTCCATGACATTGAGCGCCTTAAGCGAATCCGCGGATGTGATCCGAAATCATGTCCTGTATCCGGCGGTTTTCATCTGTTTTATAGTGGGGGCCATGACCAAATCCGGGCAGGTGCCGTTTCATTTCTGGCTGCCCAACGCCATGAGCGCACCCACCCCCATCAGTGCGTTCCTCCATGCCGCCACCATGGTCAAGGCCGGCATTTACCTGCTCATGCGGCTGCACCCGGTCTTAGGGGGCACGACCCTGTGGATGAGCACCCTGGTGCTGGTGGGCGGGGCCACGGCCCTGTGGGGGGCGATCCAGGCCCTGGGTCCCTGTGACCTGAAACGCATCCTGGCCTACACCACGCTCATGGCCTTAGGGATTCTCACCCTGTTCCTGGGCGGGCAGACCGTGCTGTCTTTGACCGCAGCCACCACATTTTTCATGGTCCATGCCCTGTATAAGGCCGCTTTGTTTCTGGCAGTGGGCAGCATCGACCATGCGACCGGAACCCGGGACCTGAATCATCTGGGGGGACTGGCGACCCGCATGCCTTTAACGGCCCTGGCCGTGGCCGGGGCCACCCTGTCCATGGCCGGATTCCCTTTGTTTTTCGGATTTATCGGCAAAGAGATCATGTATGCGGGGTCCCTGGCCGAAGAGATGTTTCCTTTGTTTGCCACAGGCATCACCCTGTCAGCCAATGCCCTGATGACGGCTGTTGCCGCCATTATTTTGCTCACCCCGTTTGCCGGCACGTTGCCGATACACTTAAAAAACACCTGCGAAACCCCCTGGACCATGCGGATCGGGCCGGCGTTCATGGGGCTTCTGGGGGTGGTATTCGGGATCATGCCCGAATGGGTATCAGAAAACCTGATCCAGCCGGCCGTGTTCGCGTTTCATCCGGACAGGGAAGAGATCCGGCTGTTCCTGTTCCACGGCATCAATCTGCCGCTGGTTTTAAGTATCATCACCCTGACATCCGGTGCTGTGATCTACTGGCAGAAAATTCGTATGCGCCGGGGGATCCGTTTTCTCACAGACCACCTGTGGGTGACCACGCCGGGGCTTTACCAGTCCGGTTTGACCCGGTTTCTCACCACGGCGGCCACTGTGACCCGGATCCTCCAGAACGGGTCTTTGTCCTCCTATATGTCGGTCATTGTGTTCACCCTGGTGCTTTTGACAGGCAGTGTCTGGCTGCCCCATGCCGCTGACATTGTCTCCATACCTGCTGTTACCGGCCCATACATTGCCATGGGCCTGTTTGTCTTTGTTCTGGGGGCTGCCGCTGTGGTGGTGACGGCCCGGCACCGGCTGGCTGCCATCGGCGGGCTCGGCGGTGTGGGCGGGGGCGTGGCATTGATATTTCTGGTGTTCGGGGCCCCGGATATTGCGTTGACCCAGCTGCTGGTGGAAACATTGACCTTGATTTTTGTCTCCCTGATTCTGTTGCGCCTGCCCCCCATGGAACCCATCATCAAACCCGGTGCCACTTCCCGGGCGCGCACCCTCAGAAATGCCATTTTATCCATAAGCGCGGGCCTGGCGGTCTTCACCCTGATTTCAGGGGTTGTCAGCAACCCTCTGGACCGGAGTCTGACCACGTTTTTTGAAACCCACAGCTATCTTTCAGCCCACGGCCGGAACATTGTCAACGTCATCCTGGTGGACTTCCGCAGTCTGGACACCTTAGGGGAAATCTGCGTGATCGTGCTGGCCGCCTGGGCCGGTGTCCATCTGATCCGCCGGCCGTTCAGCCAAAGGAAAGCGCTGTGA
- a CDS encoding Na+/H+ antiporter subunit E, which translates to MMPLLILNIFFAAVFTLLLGSTRISAFIAGFFIGYIILWVSRPLYPDTRYFRKLPKTINLVLYFFKELVISSFRVTWDVITPSHISRPGIIGVPLSARTDLEIFLVSNLLSLTPGTLSVDLSEDRHTLFVHVMFLEDGDKTRQEIKNGLERRVLEVMR; encoded by the coding sequence ATGATGCCGCTGCTGATACTCAACATCTTTTTTGCCGCCGTGTTCACCCTGCTTTTGGGCAGCACCCGCATCAGTGCATTCATTGCCGGTTTTTTCATCGGATACATCATCTTATGGGTGTCCCGCCCGCTGTATCCGGATACCCGGTATTTCAGAAAACTGCCAAAAACAATCAATCTGGTCCTTTATTTTTTCAAGGAACTGGTGATTTCCTCTTTCCGGGTGACCTGGGATGTGATCACCCCTTCCCATATCAGCCGTCCGGGGATCATCGGGGTCCCGTTGTCGGCCCGCACCGACCTGGAGATTTTTCTGGTGTCCAATCTGCTGTCTTTGACACCGGGTACCTTGAGTGTGGATTTGTCCGAAGACAGACACACCCTGTTTGTCCATGTCATGTTTCTTGAAGATGGGGACAAAACCCGGCAGGAAATCAAAAACGGTCTGGAAAGACGCGTTCTGGAGGTGATGCGGTAA
- a CDS encoding histidinol-phosphatase → MTLSGPISLHGGHSGEFCCHARDGLADIIARYIHMGFRQVGITEHIPPVHETFLYPEEIEQGLTVDFMYQRFARYFAAVRQLQAEMADRIRIFAGMETEAFTGYLPHVRHLVAEFSPDYLVGSVHHVADICFDYSPQTYEAAVRACGSVKDLYLAYFDRQFEMIDAVRPFVVGHFDLVRIHDPDYAARVLHPEIAAKIDRNLDLIKDLNLVMDLNLRPLTRSEAEPYPTRSILEKIRSREIPMVPGDDSHGVAQAGNHVETGIRLLEQMGFDLYWPVPRLLEIK, encoded by the coding sequence ATGACACTTTCGGGCCCCATATCCCTTCACGGTGGACATTCCGGTGAATTCTGCTGCCATGCCCGGGACGGGCTGGCCGATATCATTGCCCGGTATATTCACATGGGTTTCAGACAGGTGGGGATCACGGAGCATATCCCGCCCGTGCACGAAACATTTCTGTATCCCGAAGAGATTGAACAGGGCCTGACCGTGGATTTTATGTATCAGCGGTTTGCCCGGTATTTTGCGGCCGTCAGACAGCTGCAAGCGGAAATGGCGGACCGGATCCGGATCTTTGCCGGCATGGAAACCGAAGCCTTTACGGGCTACCTGCCCCATGTCCGGCACCTGGTGGCTGAATTTTCACCCGATTATCTGGTGGGATCCGTGCACCATGTGGCAGACATCTGCTTTGATTATTCTCCCCAAACCTATGAGGCTGCGGTCCGTGCCTGCGGGTCGGTCAAAGACCTGTACCTGGCATATTTTGACCGGCAGTTTGAGATGATCGATGCGGTCCGGCCGTTTGTGGTGGGGCATTTCGACCTGGTGCGCATCCATGACCCTGATTATGCCGCACGGGTGCTGCACCCGGAGATCGCTGCCAAAATCGACCGGAACCTGGATCTGATCAAAGACTTGAATCTTGTCATGGACCTGAACCTGCGACCCCTGACAAGAAGCGAAGCAGAACCCTATCCCACCCGATCCATCCTGGAAAAAATCCGGTCCCGGGAGATTCCCATGGTGCCCGGAGATGATTCCCACGGGGTGGCCCAGGCCGGAAACCATGTGGAGACAGGCATCCGCCTGCTGGAACAGATGGGATTTGATCTTTACTGGCCGGTTCCCCGGCTTCTGGAAATAAAATGA
- a CDS encoding O-acetyl-ADP-ribose deacetylase encodes MKNMDTIKIVQGDITTAEVDAIVNAANSRMLGGGGVDGAIHRAAGPKLLDVCKKVPAENGVRCPAGEARITEAGNLTAKYVIHTVGPRYGVDRPADRLLASAYQNSLDLAVSHGCRSIAFPAISCGVYGYPPKEAARIAVSVCTQPEYKEMTKYFYLFSEKMAAIWATALSLTGM; translated from the coding sequence ATGAAAAATATGGATACCATAAAGATTGTCCAGGGGGATATCACCACGGCTGAAGTCGATGCCATCGTTAATGCCGCCAACTCCCGGATGCTGGGGGGCGGCGGTGTGGACGGTGCGATTCACCGGGCGGCCGGCCCGAAACTGCTTGACGTATGCAAAAAAGTTCCGGCGGAAAACGGGGTCCGTTGCCCTGCCGGTGAGGCCCGGATAACTGAAGCCGGAAACCTGACAGCGAAATATGTCATTCATACGGTGGGGCCCAGGTACGGGGTTGACCGGCCCGCTGACAGACTGCTGGCATCCGCCTATCAGAACAGTCTGGATCTGGCCGTGTCCCATGGGTGCCGGTCCATAGCATTTCCGGCCATTTCCTGCGGCGTTTACGGGTATCCCCCCAAAGAGGCGGCCCGCATTGCAGTTTCCGTGTGCACACAGCCTGAATATAAAGAGATGACGAAATATTTTTATCTGTTCAGCGAAAAGATGGCCGCCATCTGGGCCACGGCTCTGAGCCTCACCGGCATGTGA
- the mnhG gene encoding monovalent cation/H(+) antiporter subunit G, translated as MTDYFTAVLMIIGSLFCLIAALGVFRFPDTLIRMHAVTKAGSLGAGLMILAHAVFFQSPGIFLRAVFIIGLLLLTAPVAAHLIARASYRSGIPLSGHTWIDELNDKKNK; from the coding sequence ATGACTGACTATTTTACAGCGGTGCTCATGATTATCGGCAGCCTGTTCTGCCTGATCGCCGCGCTGGGTGTGTTCCGGTTTCCAGACACCCTGATCCGCATGCATGCCGTCACCAAGGCGGGATCGTTGGGCGCCGGCCTGATGATTCTGGCCCATGCGGTTTTCTTTCAAAGCCCGGGCATTTTTCTTCGTGCCGTGTTCATTATCGGGCTTTTACTGCTCACAGCCCCCGTTGCGGCCCATCTTATTGCACGGGCCTCCTATCGAAGCGGGATCCCGTTATCCGGACACACCTGGATCGATGAATTAAATGACAAAAAGAATAAGTAG
- a CDS encoding PAS domain-containing protein, which translates to MKRKDIPTGQSDQFKKQALRRRAEEIALANATQPRKNTDTYSPEAMRQTIHELRVHQIELDMQNAELRRAQVELEALKERYFDLYDLAPVGYCTISESGLFLEVNLAAATMLGSTRKALVKQPISRFIFKEDQDIYYLHREKLFKTGEPQSCELRMVKSDTTTFWVNIEATVTRDHDGISVCRALVNSITERKQLEAGREQLISELREALAQVKTMSGLLPICSHCKKIRDDKGYWKQIESYIHEHSDAEFSHSICQECAKKYYPDMDIYDD; encoded by the coding sequence ATGAAACGCAAGGATATCCCAACAGGACAATCTGACCAGTTTAAAAAACAGGCGCTTCGCAGACGTGCCGAAGAAATTGCACTGGCAAATGCAACGCAGCCGAGAAAAAATACAGATACATACTCCCCTGAAGCTATGCGGCAGACAATCCATGAACTGCGAGTGCATCAGATTGAACTCGATATGCAAAATGCGGAACTACGTCGGGCACAGGTTGAATTGGAAGCTCTTAAGGAACGCTATTTTGATTTGTATGATCTGGCACCAGTTGGATATTGCACTATCTCTGAAAGTGGTCTGTTCCTGGAAGTCAACCTTGCAGCAGCGACAATGCTGGGCTCGACCCGAAAAGCGCTGGTCAAGCAACCGATTTCCCGGTTCATCTTCAAAGAGGACCAGGATATATATTATCTGCACCGTGAAAAGCTCTTCAAAACTGGTGAACCGCAATCGTGTGAATTGCGGATGGTGAAAAGTGATACTACAACATTCTGGGTGAACATAGAAGCCACCGTGACCCGAGACCATGATGGCATATCTGTTTGCCGTGCATTAGTGAACAGTATCACAGAGCGAAAACAATTGGAGGCTGGTCGGGAGCAATTGATATCAGAACTTCGGGAGGCTTTGGCACAAGTTAAAACAATGAGTGGTCTTCTGCCCATCTGCAGCCACTGTAAGAAAATCCGTGATGACAAAGGATATTGGAAACAGATTGAAAGTTATATCCATGAACATTCGGATGCAGAATTCAGTCATAGCATCTGCCAAGAATGTGCGAAGAAATATTACCCCGATATGGATATTTATGACGATTGA
- a CDS encoding Na(+)/H(+) antiporter subunit B, translating to MKSVILKTATRLMIGLMLVFAVYVFLRGHHEPGGGFSAALLAGTAFSLLAITNGTDHVRKAIRIRPSIMALSGLALAAGAGLPALFFGKPFLTGIWWQTETFAAGTPLLFDSGVFLAVLGAILSILLALEEN from the coding sequence GTGAAATCCGTGATCCTGAAAACCGCCACCCGGTTGATGATCGGGTTGATGCTGGTATTTGCCGTGTATGTATTTCTGCGGGGACACCATGAACCCGGCGGGGGATTTTCCGCCGCCCTTCTGGCCGGCACGGCGTTTTCCCTGCTGGCCATCACAAATGGGACCGATCATGTCCGCAAAGCCATTCGAATCCGCCCGTCCATCATGGCCCTGTCCGGCCTGGCCCTGGCCGCGGGTGCCGGACTGCCGGCACTTTTTTTTGGGAAACCCTTTTTGACGGGCATCTGGTGGCAGACAGAGACATTTGCCGCGGGTACGCCCCTGCTCTTTGATTCAGGGGTTTTTCTGGCCGTACTTGGAGCGATTCTGTCCATTTTGCTGGCCCTGGAGGAGAACTGA
- a CDS encoding universal stress protein has product MIKRILVGLGGTPFTAAATQWATELGDLHQAQLTGVTIVNTKKLEKVGPVPAGASAYAQRMRENNVQVTKEGTEKAIALFKEHCGKQAVVCRRIKYEEGDTFEAMIDEDRFNDLTIFGLRSIFEYGFVEDPDKAILKLLRQGVRPILAVAEKYRPVKTVVVALSGSMESARATRDYLQLNPWPGAEIRLVHFTHHQKPEPFLLEKAADYCQAHGFEVHTDLMDGNPKTDLLAYAHEHNADLIVMGNSSRNIIKRSLLGDTVLETIHSADIPLFLSQ; this is encoded by the coding sequence ATGATCAAACGAATTCTTGTGGGACTCGGCGGCACCCCGTTCACTGCTGCCGCCACCCAGTGGGCCACGGAGCTGGGAGATCTTCACCAGGCACAACTGACCGGTGTCACCATCGTCAATACCAAAAAACTGGAAAAAGTGGGGCCCGTTCCGGCCGGGGCCTCGGCTTATGCCCAGCGCATGCGCGAAAACAACGTCCAGGTGACCAAAGAAGGCACGGAAAAAGCCATTGCCCTTTTCAAGGAACATTGCGGCAAACAGGCAGTGGTGTGCCGCCGCATCAAATATGAAGAAGGCGACACATTCGAGGCCATGATCGATGAAGACCGGTTCAACGATCTGACCATTTTCGGCCTGCGCAGTATTTTTGAATACGGGTTTGTGGAAGATCCGGACAAGGCCATCCTCAAGCTGCTGCGCCAGGGGGTCCGGCCCATTCTGGCCGTGGCGGAAAAATACCGGCCCGTCAAAACCGTGGTCGTCGCGTTGAGCGGGTCCATGGAATCGGCCAGAGCCACCCGGGATTATTTGCAGTTAAATCCCTGGCCCGGGGCTGAAATCCGTCTGGTCCATTTCACGCACCACCAAAAACCGGAACCGTTTCTGCTGGAAAAAGCCGCAGATTACTGCCAGGCCCACGGATTTGAAGTCCATACCGACCTGATGGACGGAAACCCCAAAACCGATCTGCTGGCCTATGCCCATGAACACAATGCCGATCTCATCGTCATGGGCAACAGCTCCCGGAACATTATCAAACGAAGTCTGCTGGGCGACACGGTTCTGGAAACCATCCATTCAGCGGATATTCCTTTGTTTCTGTCCCAGTAG
- a CDS encoding NADH-quinone oxidoreductase subunit K — protein MEHLLALTVGILFSGALFLMLSGELVRFVFGFVLMGNAVNLLIFTAGRLSFVAPPLIGKPGTAPATPVANALPQALILTAIVISFAMTLFLLILLYRTYAQTRTLNTRQADFLSESAGDDTGADTPEKDHS, from the coding sequence ATGGAACATCTTCTGGCTTTGACCGTGGGAATCCTGTTCAGCGGTGCGTTGTTTCTGATGCTTTCCGGCGAACTGGTGCGGTTTGTTTTCGGATTTGTCCTCATGGGCAACGCCGTCAACCTGCTGATCTTCACGGCCGGCCGGCTGTCTTTCGTGGCCCCGCCTTTGATCGGAAAACCCGGGACGGCCCCGGCAACGCCTGTGGCCAACGCCCTGCCCCAGGCCCTGATCCTGACAGCCATTGTCATCAGTTTTGCCATGACCCTTTTTCTGCTGATCCTGCTGTACCGCACCTATGCCCAAACCCGGACCCTGAATACCCGCCAAGCAGATTTTCTGTCTGAATCCGCCGGGGATGACACAGGTGCTGATACGCCGGAAAAGGATCATTCATGA